In one window of Toxotes jaculatrix isolate fToxJac2 chromosome 10, fToxJac2.pri, whole genome shotgun sequence DNA:
- the zgc:162144 gene encoding RD3 domain-containing protein translates to MKMFPWSAVFSLEPKVPGQRTTEELVTNTLMLELGAMVKRTERIRLERATEGRRRRRSSSSTADYSWLANTPTPQPYELTPNDLLELQDLCAKIPPAQCGPVIVRFRRLVSEMEPEVHEVPRLFRSVLRDCVDEVNGNEDVQTQDTVFEKQQRSKSLSFVTFRTKFRTGHFFKGGGMRGSRGNLQQQVDWSDGEEDGEGEEEVIKARARKGRSRSMPEITPMEQSAQG, encoded by the exons ATGAAG ATGTTTCCTTGGTCCGCTGTTTTCTCCCTCGAGCCCAAAGTACCTGGACAGCGCACCACTGAGGAGTTAGTGACCAACACTCTGATGTTGGAGCTGGGGGCCATGGTGAAACGCACTGAACGTATCCGTTTAGAGAGGGCGACAGAGGGCCGGCGCCGCCGTCGCAGCTCTTCCTCCACAGCTGACTACAGCTGGCTGGCCAACACCCCAACACCACAGCCCTACGAGCTGACACCCAACGacctgctggagctgcaggacCTCTGTGCCAAGATCCCTCCTGCACAGTGTGGCCCTGTGATTGTCAG GTTCAGGAGGCTGGTGTCGGAGATGGAGCCTGAGGTTCATGAGGTTCCCCGGCTGTTTCGCTCGGTACTGCGCGACTGTGTGGACGAGGTGAACGGAAACGAGGACGTTCAGACGCAGGACACAGTGTTCGAGAAGCAGCAGCGCAGCAAGAGCCTGTCCTTTGTTACTTTTCGCACAAAGTTTCGCACAGGGCACTTCTTCAAGGGCGGAGGCATGAGAGGCTCCAGGGGgaatctgcagcagcaggtggattGGTCTGACGGGGAagaggatggagaaggagaggaggaggtcaTCAAGGCCAGGGCGAGGAAGGGAAGGAGCAGGAGCATGCCAGAGATTACCCCTATGGAGCAAAGCGCCCAGGggtga
- the stx5a gene encoding syntaxin-5a isoform X2 encodes MTCRDRTLEFQSACKSLQGRQNGVQPSKPVLSALRQRSDFTVMAKRIGKDLSNTFAKLEKLTILAKRKSLFDDKAVEIEELTYIIKQDINSLNKQIAQLQDLVRSRGAPGGRHIQTHSNTIVVSLQSKLASMSNDFKSVLEVRTENLKQQRSRREQFSQPPVSSSPLMANNFKSSVLMQDESRSLGDVAIDMDSQTNPLQLQLIDEQDSYIQSRADTMQNIESTIVELGSIFQQLAHMVKEQEETVQRIDANVEDTQLNVEAAHTEILRYFQSVSSNRWLMIKIFLVLIVFFIIFVVFFA; translated from the exons ATGACGTGCCGTGACCGGACACTCGAGTTCCAGTCAGCCTGTAAATCTCTCCAGGGCAGACAG AATGGAGTCCAGCCCAGTAAACCAGTTCTCAGCGCTCTCAGGCAGCGCAGTGACTTCACAGTTATGGCCAA gAGGATTGGGAAAGACTTGAGCAATACATTTGCCAAACTGGAAAAGCTCACTATTT tggcaaaaagaaaatctctATTTGACGACAAAGCAGTGGAGATCGAGGAGCTGACGTACATCATTAAACAA GACATCAACAGTCTGAACAAACAGATAGCACAGCTGCAGGACTTGGTGAGGTCCCGCGGAGCTCCAGGTGGTCGACATATCCAAACCCACTCTAACACTATAGTGGTGTCATTACAG TCCAAACTGGCTTCGATGTCCAATGACTTCAAATCAGTCCTAGAAGTCAGAACAGAG aaccTGAAGCAGCAGCGCAGCAGGAGAGAGCAGTTCTCCCAACCTCCTGTCTCGTCTTCTCCTCTGATGGCCAACAACTTCA AGAGCTCAGTCCTGATGCAGGATGAGTCCCGGAGTCTGGGGGATGTGGCCATCGATATGGACTCTCAGACTAATCCCTTGCAACTCCAGCTCATTGATGAGCAG GACTCGTACATCCAGAGCCGTGCAGATACCATGCAGAACATTGAGAGCACCATTGTGGAACTGGGCTCTATATTCCAGCAGCTGGCACACATGGTCAAGGAGCAAGAGGAAACAGTCCAGAG GATCGATGCAAACGTGGAGGACACTCAGCTGAACGTTGAGGCCGCCCACACAGAAATACTCAGATACTTCCAGTCAGTCTCCTCCAACCGCTGGCTGATGATCAAGATCTTTCTGGTCCTCATTgtcttcttcatcatctttgTCGTCTTCTTTGCCTAA
- the stx5a gene encoding syntaxin-5a isoform X1: MTCRDRTLEFQSACKSLQGRQNGVQPSKPVLSALRQRSDFTVMAKRIGKDLSNTFAKLEKLTILAKRKSLFDDKAVEIEELTYIIKQDINSLNKQIAQLQDLVRSRGAPGGRHIQTHSNTIVVSLQSKLASMSNDFKSVLEVRTENLKQQRSRREQFSQPPVSSSPLMANNFRSRKKGAQEPHAAREPRNDYQGYTTSNLKESSVLMQDESRSLGDVAIDMDSQTNPLQLQLIDEQDSYIQSRADTMQNIESTIVELGSIFQQLAHMVKEQEETVQRIDANVEDTQLNVEAAHTEILRYFQSVSSNRWLMIKIFLVLIVFFIIFVVFFA, encoded by the exons ATGACGTGCCGTGACCGGACACTCGAGTTCCAGTCAGCCTGTAAATCTCTCCAGGGCAGACAG AATGGAGTCCAGCCCAGTAAACCAGTTCTCAGCGCTCTCAGGCAGCGCAGTGACTTCACAGTTATGGCCAA gAGGATTGGGAAAGACTTGAGCAATACATTTGCCAAACTGGAAAAGCTCACTATTT tggcaaaaagaaaatctctATTTGACGACAAAGCAGTGGAGATCGAGGAGCTGACGTACATCATTAAACAA GACATCAACAGTCTGAACAAACAGATAGCACAGCTGCAGGACTTGGTGAGGTCCCGCGGAGCTCCAGGTGGTCGACATATCCAAACCCACTCTAACACTATAGTGGTGTCATTACAG TCCAAACTGGCTTCGATGTCCAATGACTTCAAATCAGTCCTAGAAGTCAGAACAGAG aaccTGAAGCAGCAGCGCAGCAGGAGAGAGCAGTTCTCCCAACCTCCTGTCTCGTCTTCTCCTCTGATGGCCAACAACTTCA ggAGCCGCAAAAAAGGGGCCCAGGAGCCGCATGCAGCTCGCGAGCCGCGCAATGACTACCAGGGCTATACAACCTCAAATTTAAAAG AGAGCTCAGTCCTGATGCAGGATGAGTCCCGGAGTCTGGGGGATGTGGCCATCGATATGGACTCTCAGACTAATCCCTTGCAACTCCAGCTCATTGATGAGCAG GACTCGTACATCCAGAGCCGTGCAGATACCATGCAGAACATTGAGAGCACCATTGTGGAACTGGGCTCTATATTCCAGCAGCTGGCACACATGGTCAAGGAGCAAGAGGAAACAGTCCAGAG GATCGATGCAAACGTGGAGGACACTCAGCTGAACGTTGAGGCCGCCCACACAGAAATACTCAGATACTTCCAGTCAGTCTCCTCCAACCGCTGGCTGATGATCAAGATCTTTCTGGTCCTCATTgtcttcttcatcatctttgTCGTCTTCTTTGCCTAA